From Woronichinia naegeliana WA131, the proteins below share one genomic window:
- a CDS encoding IS630 family transposase, with protein sequence MIKLEFTEEDKRLLSYGRFNHPHPRVQLKMEVLWLKSQGLSHQKIAQFAGVSVNTVTSYIRDYQEGGIEKLKEIKFNRPKSELTEHQGTIEAYFESNPPATINEAVKRIEELTGIKRSPTQVRKFLKSIGMRCLKVGTIPSKADVEAQDSYREKELEPRLEEAKAGKRAVFFVDASHFVMGAFVNFIWCFKRIFIKSPSGRKRFNVLGALNAITHEVIMVTNSSYITGTQVCELLEKIAELGLLIPITLVLDNARYQKCRIVQELAESLGIELLYLPPYSPNLNLIERLWKFVKKKCLYAKYYEDFTQFSAAISGCLEDANVKYKEELDSLLTLRFQRFDKSQIMNV encoded by the coding sequence ATGATTAAGTTAGAATTTACAGAAGAAGACAAAAGACTGTTGTCTTACGGTCGGTTTAATCACCCGCATCCTAGAGTGCAGCTAAAGATGGAAGTTTTATGGCTAAAAAGTCAGGGATTGTCTCATCAAAAAATTGCTCAATTCGCAGGAGTTTCAGTAAATACGGTGACAAGCTATATCCGTGATTATCAAGAGGGCGGGATAGAAAAACTAAAAGAAATAAAATTTAATCGCCCGAAAAGCGAGTTAACAGAGCATCAAGGGACAATTGAGGCATATTTTGAGTCAAATCCACCAGCAACAATAAATGAAGCAGTAAAAAGAATAGAAGAATTAACAGGAATAAAAAGAAGTCCGACGCAAGTCAGAAAATTTTTAAAGTCAATAGGAATGAGGTGTCTAAAGGTGGGAACAATTCCATCAAAAGCAGATGTAGAAGCTCAGGATAGCTATAGAGAAAAAGAGCTAGAACCAAGGCTAGAAGAGGCAAAAGCAGGAAAAAGGGCAGTTTTCTTTGTAGATGCCTCTCATTTTGTAATGGGAGCATTTGTAAATTTTATATGGTGCTTCAAGAGGATTTTTATTAAGTCACCATCAGGGAGAAAACGTTTTAATGTGTTAGGAGCATTAAATGCAATTACCCATGAAGTAATTATGGTAACGAACAGTTCTTATATTACGGGAACTCAGGTTTGTGAACTCCTAGAAAAGATAGCAGAATTAGGACTATTAATACCGATTACGTTGGTATTAGACAATGCTCGTTATCAAAAATGCCGAATTGTGCAGGAGTTGGCAGAATCATTAGGAATAGAGTTACTGTACTTACCTCCTTATTCTCCTAACTTGAATTTAATTGAAAGACTGTGGAAGTTTGTGAAGAAGAAGTGTTTATACGCAAAATATTATGAAGATTTTACGCAGTTTTCTGCAGCAATTTCAGGATGTCTTGAGGATGCTAACGTAAAATATAAGGAGGAGCTTGATTCTCTGCTCACCTTACGATTTCAACGCTTTGATAAATCTCAGATTATGAACGTTTGA
- the accD gene encoding acetyl-CoA carboxylase, carboxyltransferase subunit beta, with amino-acid sequence MSLFDWFANREKAEPPTIQPQQEREIADGLWTKCPACGVLTYTKDLQGNQMVCGECDHHLRVDSDERIRQLIDPKSWQPLNEQLRPTDPLQFRDRKAYKDRIKETQKSTKLSDAVQTGIGRLDGLRVALGVMDFRFMGGSMGSVVGEKLCRLIEYATLEGLPVIIICASGGARMQEGMLSLMQMAKISGALQRHHDAKLLYIPVLTHPTTGGVTASFAMLGDVIIAEPKATIGFAGRRVIEQTLREKLPDDFQTSEYLLQHGFVDAIVPRPQLKRILAELIGLHQPFFPILPNLNTEIKAIETEIVFRHEELNSPSKEEIVP; translated from the coding sequence ATGTCTCTATTTGATTGGTTTGCCAACCGCGAAAAGGCCGAACCCCCGACCATTCAACCGCAACAGGAAAGGGAAATTGCCGATGGTCTCTGGACAAAATGTCCCGCCTGTGGGGTTTTAACCTATACCAAGGACTTGCAGGGGAATCAGATGGTCTGTGGAGAATGTGACCATCATCTGCGGGTGGATAGTGATGAACGCATTCGTCAATTGATTGACCCTAAATCCTGGCAACCTCTCAATGAACAATTACGCCCCACCGATCCCCTTCAGTTCCGCGATCGCAAAGCCTATAAAGACCGGATTAAAGAGACTCAAAAAAGTACAAAGCTCAGTGATGCTGTACAAACGGGTATCGGCAGACTGGATGGTCTACGTGTCGCTTTAGGGGTAATGGATTTTCGTTTCATGGGAGGAAGCATGGGATCTGTGGTCGGCGAAAAACTTTGTCGGCTGATTGAATATGCCACCCTAGAGGGTTTACCTGTCATTATCATTTGTGCCTCTGGGGGGGCCAGAATGCAGGAGGGAATGCTCAGTTTGATGCAGATGGCCAAGATTTCTGGCGCATTGCAACGTCACCATGATGCCAAGTTACTCTATATTCCGGTGCTGACCCATCCTACGACGGGAGGCGTTACGGCCAGTTTTGCGATGCTGGGAGATGTCATTATTGCAGAACCCAAGGCCACCATTGGTTTTGCCGGACGACGGGTAATCGAACAAACCCTGCGGGAAAAGTTACCCGATGACTTCCAAACCTCTGAATATTTATTACAACATGGCTTTGTCGATGCGATCGTGCCTCGTCCCCAATTAAAACGAATCCTTGCCGAATTGATTGGTCTTCATCAACCCTTCTTTCCTATCTTGCCTAACCTGAATACAGAGATTAAAGCGATAGAGACAGAAATTGTTTTTCGGCATGAAGAATTGAATAGCCCTAGCAAGGAAGAAATTGTGCCTTAA
- the lpxD gene encoding UDP-3-O-(3-hydroxymyristoyl)glucosamine N-acyltransferase, which produces MQFSEIVEKLGTVVKASSLTVQPDLNPDIQGVAAVEEATSQTISYIEGVKFAAKLQSTAAKALILPMDEGLQSQANQRGIAWIALSDSKLGFAQVIRFFYQPFRPQGSIHATAVIDPSVQLGQDVYIGPQVVIEGGVTIGDRVCIHPQVVIYPEVSIGAGTTLHSHCTIHERTAIGANCVIHSGAVIGAEGFGFVPTAEGWFKMEQSGRVVLEEGVEIGCNSAVDRPAVGETRIAQQTKLDNLIHVAHGCQVGQGCAMAAQVGLAGGVKVGNRVILAGQVGVANQVSIGDGAIATAQSGLHSDVAAGEIVSSSPAVPNKLYLKVSAIYKRLPEMYQAIKQLQKKVGD; this is translated from the coding sequence ATGCAGTTTAGCGAGATTGTGGAGAAATTGGGTACGGTCGTCAAAGCCTCTAGTTTGACAGTTCAGCCCGACCTCAACCCAGACATTCAAGGTGTGGCCGCCGTTGAAGAGGCTACTTCCCAGACCATCAGCTATATTGAGGGGGTAAAATTTGCCGCTAAACTCCAATCCACTGCGGCTAAGGCTTTAATCCTACCCATGGATGAAGGTTTACAGTCCCAAGCCAATCAAAGGGGAATTGCTTGGATCGCCTTATCGGATTCAAAATTGGGATTTGCCCAGGTAATTCGTTTCTTTTATCAACCCTTTCGTCCTCAAGGCAGTATTCATGCAACTGCCGTCATTGATCCCTCTGTTCAACTGGGTCAGGATGTCTATATTGGCCCCCAGGTAGTGATTGAAGGGGGTGTGACTATCGGCGATCGCGTTTGTATTCATCCCCAGGTCGTGATCTATCCAGAGGTGAGCATTGGGGCCGGAACGACACTACATTCCCATTGCACCATTCATGAACGGACGGCGATCGGAGCTAATTGTGTGATTCATAGTGGAGCCGTAATTGGAGCCGAAGGATTTGGCTTTGTACCGACGGCTGAAGGCTGGTTCAAAATGGAACAATCAGGGCGCGTGGTGCTAGAGGAGGGAGTGGAAATTGGCTGTAACAGTGCGGTAGATCGTCCGGCCGTGGGAGAAACCCGTATTGCTCAACAAACAAAACTCGATAACTTAATTCATGTGGCGCATGGTTGTCAGGTGGGTCAAGGCTGTGCGATGGCAGCCCAGGTGGGTCTGGCCGGTGGTGTGAAAGTGGGAAATCGCGTTATTCTGGCGGGCCAGGTGGGAGTGGCCAATCAAGTCAGTATTGGGGATGGAGCGATCGCCACGGCCCAAAGTGGCTTGCACAGTGATGTTGCGGCGGGAGAAATTGTTTCCAGTAGTCCTGCGGTTCCTAATAAATTATATTTAAAAGTTTCGGCTATCTATAAGCGTTTACCAGAGATGTATCAAGCCATTAAACAATTACAAAAAAAGGTAGGAGACTAG
- a CDS encoding EVE domain-containing protein, whose translation MNYWLMKSEPTTYSIDTLKTEGETLWDGVRNYQARNFLKQMQIGDRAFFYHSNTAIPGIVGLAEIVANQVIDPSQFDPQSDYYDPKSFPDAPRWHTVKVAFTQKFPRIITLTELKARFSPEELGVVKKGNRLSVLPVPTAIAEQILSLVSLGVGENET comes from the coding sequence ATGAATTATTGGTTAATGAAATCGGAGCCAACAACCTATAGTATTGACACCTTAAAAACTGAAGGGGAAACCCTGTGGGATGGTGTACGCAATTATCAAGCTCGTAATTTTCTCAAGCAAATGCAGATCGGCGATCGCGCCTTTTTTTATCATTCCAATACCGCCATTCCTGGCATTGTGGGCTTAGCGGAGATTGTTGCCAACCAGGTGATTGATCCGAGCCAATTTGATCCCCAAAGTGACTATTATGACCCCAAATCTTTCCCCGATGCTCCCCGTTGGCACACTGTTAAAGTTGCATTTACACAAAAATTTCCCAGGATCATTACCCTCACCGAACTCAAGGCCCGCTTTAGTCCAGAGGAATTAGGGGTCGTCAAAAAGGGCAATCGTTTATCTGTTTTACCAGTGCCAACGGCGATCGCCGAACAAATTTTAAGTCTAGTCAGTCTAGGAGTGGGAGAAAACGAAACTTGA
- a CDS encoding GDP-mannose 4,6-dehydratase, whose protein sequence is MITKKALICGISGQDGAYLAQLLLSKGYQVYGTSRDAQMSSFRNLNYLGIREQIKLESMSLNDFRSVIQVITKSDPDEIYNLAGQTSVGLSFEQPVETLESIGTGTLNLLEAIRFLGKPIKFYNAGSSECFGNIGNLAADEQTPFRPRSPYGVAKATAFWEVANYREAYNLFACSGILFNHESPLRPNRFVTQKIVQAVCRISQGKQQQLSLGNLKIQRDWGWAPEYVEAMYLMLQQETPEDFVIATGVTSRLEDFVDQAFTAVGLNWRDYVLTDSSLLRPSDLSINWGNPQKAKEKLGWQAKWMMPDVVKAMMSHAQLSLN, encoded by the coding sequence GTGGTATTTCTGGACAAGATGGAGCCTATCTGGCGCAATTATTACTGAGTAAAGGCTATCAAGTCTATGGAACCTCTAGAGATGCTCAGATGTCCTCTTTCCGTAATCTCAACTATTTAGGAATTCGAGAGCAGATTAAATTAGAATCAATGTCCTTAAATGATTTTCGCAGTGTGATTCAAGTCATTACTAAAAGTGATCCTGATGAGATCTATAATTTGGCAGGGCAAACCTCCGTCGGACTTTCCTTTGAGCAACCTGTTGAAACCCTAGAAAGTATTGGTACGGGAACCTTAAACCTATTAGAAGCGATTCGTTTTTTGGGAAAACCCATTAAATTTTATAATGCTGGATCGAGCGAATGTTTTGGCAATATTGGTAATCTTGCCGCCGATGAACAAACCCCTTTTCGTCCCCGTAGTCCCTATGGTGTGGCCAAGGCAACGGCTTTTTGGGAAGTTGCTAATTATCGAGAAGCCTATAATTTATTTGCTTGTTCAGGTATTTTATTTAATCATGAATCTCCGCTACGCCCTAATCGTTTTGTTACGCAAAAAATTGTTCAAGCCGTTTGTCGCATTTCCCAGGGCAAGCAACAGCAATTATCCTTGGGAAATTTGAAGATTCAACGGGACTGGGGCTGGGCTCCTGAATATGTGGAGGCAATGTATTTAATGTTGCAACAGGAAACGCCAGAGGATTTTGTTATTGCCACAGGAGTCACCTCTCGTTTAGAGGATTTTGTGGATCAAGCTTTTACTGCCGTTGGCTTAAATTGGCGAGATTATGTGCTCACAGATTCTAGTTTATTGCGTCCTTCAGATTTATCGATTAACTGGGGTAATCCCCAAAAGGCTAAGGAAAAATTAGGTTGGCAAGCGAAATGGATGATGCCCGATGTGGTTAAGGCCATGATGAGCCATGCCCAATTATCATTAAATTAG